One Mycolicibacterium doricum genomic window, GTCTGACAGCATCATGGACCTATAGGTCATCGACTTCGCGGGGTCGACAGCCTGGCCGTTCCGCGCGATCTTGGTGCCACCGAAGAGCCGCATGTTCAAACCGGTTGCCGTCACGATCACATCGGCGGTCAACTCATCACCCGACGAAAGCTTGATCCCGGTATTGGTGAAGTGGTCGATGGTATCGGTGACCACATCTGCTTTGCCGCTTCGGATTGCCGTGAAGAAGTCACCGTCCGGCGCCAGGCACACCCGTTCGTCCCACGGGTTGTACTTCGGCGAGAAGTGCTTGTCCACGTCATAGCCGGCGGGTAGCTGGCGCTTAGCCATAGCGATCATCGCCTTGCGCATAGCCCCCGGGAAGCGGCGCGCCAACTGATACTGCGCCACCGCGAACAAAATGTTCTTCCAACGGTTGACGAAGTCCGCGTTGTCGGTCGGTAGCCACTTGATAAGTTGTGCGGCGATAGGGTCGACGTTCGGCAGCGATCCGATGTATGTAGGTGACCGCTGCAGCATCGTTACGTGGCCGGCGCCCGAGTCGATCAACGACGGGATGAGAGTGATCGCAGTAGCGCCACTGCCGATGACGACGACGTTCTTACCCGCATAGTCGAGGTCTTCGGGCCAGTGCTGGGGATGCACGATTGTCCCCCCGAAATTCTCCTCGCCGGGAAACTTCGGGCGATAACCCTCGTCGTAGTTGTAGTAGCCGCTGCACATGAAGAGGAACCCGGCCTGGAACTCGGTCTCTTGTCCGTTTTGAAGCGTCCTGATAGTCCAGCGCCTGTCGGCGTCGGACCAGTCGGCAGACAGCACCTCGGTGCCGAGCCGGATGTGTTGATCGATTCCGTTCTCGGTCACCACTTCGCGCAGATAGCTCTTGATCGACGCTGCATCGACAGTCCACCTCGGGGAGTGCCATGGCTTGAAGCGGAACCCGAAGGTGCACATATCGGAGTCCGACCGGATGCCCGGGTACTTGAACAAGTCCCACGTACCACCGAGGTCTGATCTCCGCTCGAGGACCACATAGCTCTTGTCGGGGCAGCGATCCTGCAGGTGCCAGGCAGCGCTTATGCCGGAGACCCCGGCACCGACGACGATCACATCGAAAAACTCAGACATGTTAATGGACATTAACAGCAAGATCACCGTCTCGGCAACATGCTTGATCGGCGATGTGCAGTCCGAGTGACCCAAGCGTGCCCGCGCGGTCAAGCCGCATGGTCGATCACCGTAGCGATATCGGACAAGACGTCGGCGGAATGTGACCCTTGAGCGGTGTGCGGTGTGAACGCGTCTTGGGTCGGTCTCGCGGCTGCTCTCGTCGTCGGCGCACTGCCTGCGCTCGCGTTTCCGGCGCCGTCGTGGTGGTGGTTGGCCTGGATCGGCATCGTCCCACTGCTTCTTGTCGTCCGCGCCGCGCCCACCGCCCGGACGGCGGCTCTTCGGGCGTGGTGCGGCATGGCCGGCTACATACTGGCCACCCAGTACTGGCTGCTGCCGAGCGCCGGCCCGCTGCTGCTGGTGCTCGCCATCGGACTCGGCGCGTTGTGGCTACCGTGGGGCGTGGCCGCGTTTCTGCTTCTGCGCGGACCACCGCATACGGTCGGCAGGACGTTCGCCGCCATGGCGGTGCTGCCCAGCGCCTGGGTGGTCGCTGAAGCGGTCCGCTCCTGGCCGAGCCTGGGCGGTCCGTGGGCGATTCTGGGCGCCTCGCAGTGGAATCAACCGGTCACACTTGCCTCCGCATCGCTCGGCGGCGTGTGGCTCACCAGCTTCCTGATCGTCGCCGCGAACACCGCGGTGGCCAGGGTGATCGTGAACCGGAACTTGCCCGTACGCCTGGTCGCGGCTGCGGTCGCACTGGCGTGTGCGGCCCTCGGACCGGCATGCTTCTGGTTGGGACCTGCGCCGCCGACCGGTTCGACGGTACGGGTGGCGCTCGTGCAACCGGGCGATATCGAGGACTCCGTCGCCCGTCAGGCCGCCGGCGAAGCGCTGACCGAGGACTTGCGTGGCCGGCGGCTCGACCTGGTCGTCTGGGGTGAGAGCAGCGTCGGGGTCGACCTCACCGGCGACCGGGACGCCGTGGCGCGTCTCGCGGGCCTGTCCAGCCGGGTCGGCGCGGACCTGGTCGTCAACGTCGACGCCCGTGATCGCACCGGGGGAATCTCCAAATCTTCGGTCCTCATCGGACCCGGGGGCATTCGCGGCACGTACCGGAAGACGCGGCTCGTGCCGTTCGGCGAATACGTTCCGTTGCGGCCGCTGTTCGGTTGGGCCACCCGGCATACGAAGGCGGCGGCGGAAGACCGACGGCGCGGCAGCGGAATCATCGTGCTGTACACCGAAGACCTCGCCCTCGGGCCGCTGATCAGTTTCGAGACGACGTTCTCCGATCTTCCCCGTGAACTGGTGGCTCGCGGCGCACAGTTGCTGGTGTATCAGAGCTCCACTTCCACCTACCAAGGGAGTTGGGCGCAGCCGCAGTTGGCCAGCATGGTCGCTGTACACGCCGCTGAGGTGGGGCACCCGGCCGTGCACACCGGGTTGTCAGGTGTCAGTTCTGCCTTCGACGCACGAGGACGGCAACTCGGCTGGTACGCCGCCACCGAGAGCGGCGTGCTGGTGGTGGACGTCCCGCTCGGATCGCACACCACCACATTCGGACGGTCCGGCAATTGGGTACTGGCAATGGCGCTTTCGATCTTCGCCTGTGGTATTGCCGTGGCGGCCGTGCGGTACCGCGTGGCTCGCCATACAACACGCCGGGCGGGGTGAGCGACTCAGCGCCGGATCGGAGGCATGATGGGTCGCTGATGAGCACCGTGACCTTGGTGGACAAGGCGTTTGGCGGATCCGCTGACCGCCGTGGGTACGACTCGCCCCCGTCGCTGGACGGGGGGATGCCGGCCGAATACCTGTCCCGGTTGATCGCTGTACTGGTCGACGGACATCCCGACCTCGGCCGCATTCGGGCTTCCGACGCCGGACAGTGCGGCGAAACGCCCTGTGACCCGCGCCTGATGGTCGCCGTTCTGTTCTACGGGTACGCCAGCGGGGTGTGTTCGTCACGGCAACTCGAACGAAAGTGCCTCGACGATCCTTGCTTTCGGTGGCTGGCGGTGGGCCAGGTCCCGCACCATCGTGCGATCGCGCGGTTTCGCAGGCGGCACCTGGCCGCTTTGCTGCCCTTGTTCGTGCAGGCACTGTTGTGTTGTCAGAGCGCGGGTGTCGACCGGTTGGGCCGGATCGCGCTGGAGGGCACGACCAGGGGCGCACTGGCGGAGGAAGTTCTGGCCCTGTTGGCCGACGCCGAACGCACCGACACCGCCGAGGACGCGACGTGCCGTGATCCTTCCGCGGGAACCTCGAATGTGCGGCGTGCGTTGGCCGGCGCGGTGCTGGTGGCGCTGATGTGCGCGGGTGGTTACACCGTGGCGGCGACCAAGCGGGTCACGCTTTCGGTCGACGGGGTCTCGACGACGGTGTCGACGATGAAGTCGCGGGTGATCGACGTGCTGCGGGACAACGGCTATGCCGTCGGCGAGCACGACGAGATCAGTCCGGCCGCCAACCAGTCGGTCCGCGCGGCCGACACGATCGTGTTGAGGCGTGCTCGGCCACTGCAGGTTTCAGTCGACGGACAGCCCGGTGAGCAGGTGTGGACGACCGCGCTGACCGTCGGCGACGCACTCGAACAGCTGTCGATGCACGACGTGGCGCCCGTTACCGCCTCACGTGCCAGTCGCGTCCCGGTGGCCGGTATGGCGCTGCCGGTGGTCACCCCGAAGCGGGTGCGCATCAACGACGGCGGTGTCGTCAGCGAGCGACGGCTGGCGGCGGCGACCGTCGGCGGGCTCCTCGAAGCCGCCGGCGCGCCGCTTCAGCAGACCGACAGGGTCATGCCTCCGGCAGCGACGGCCGTCGTCGCCGGGATGCAGATCGTGGTGACCCGCATTCGGGTGCACAAGGTTTCCGAACGCCTGCCCTTGCCTGCACCGCTGCGCCGCATCCACGACCCCTCGATCAA contains:
- a CDS encoding flavin-containing monooxygenase, with translation MSEFFDVIVVGAGVSGISAAWHLQDRCPDKSYVVLERRSDLGGTWDLFKYPGIRSDSDMCTFGFRFKPWHSPRWTVDAASIKSYLREVVTENGIDQHIRLGTEVLSADWSDADRRWTIRTLQNGQETEFQAGFLFMCSGYYNYDEGYRPKFPGEENFGGTIVHPQHWPEDLDYAGKNVVVIGSGATAITLIPSLIDSGAGHVTMLQRSPTYIGSLPNVDPIAAQLIKWLPTDNADFVNRWKNILFAVAQYQLARRFPGAMRKAMIAMAKRQLPAGYDVDKHFSPKYNPWDERVCLAPDGDFFTAIRSGKADVVTDTIDHFTNTGIKLSSGDELTADVIVTATGLNMRLFGGTKIARNGQAVDPAKSMTYRSMMLSDVPNMAFTMGYINASWTLKADLVSEFVARLLNHMDAHGYDTVVAPHPGEDVEERPFADFAPGYFQRAMDQLPKAGSRGPWQVKHNYLFDIRKIRRGKIDEGLQFTTRKSKQVPVSV
- the lnt gene encoding apolipoprotein N-acyltransferase, translating into MNASWVGLAAALVVGALPALAFPAPSWWWLAWIGIVPLLLVVRAAPTARTAALRAWCGMAGYILATQYWLLPSAGPLLLVLAIGLGALWLPWGVAAFLLLRGPPHTVGRTFAAMAVLPSAWVVAEAVRSWPSLGGPWAILGASQWNQPVTLASASLGGVWLTSFLIVAANTAVARVIVNRNLPVRLVAAAVALACAALGPACFWLGPAPPTGSTVRVALVQPGDIEDSVARQAAGEALTEDLRGRRLDLVVWGESSVGVDLTGDRDAVARLAGLSSRVGADLVVNVDARDRTGGISKSSVLIGPGGIRGTYRKTRLVPFGEYVPLRPLFGWATRHTKAAAEDRRRGSGIIVLYTEDLALGPLISFETTFSDLPRELVARGAQLLVYQSSTSTYQGSWAQPQLASMVAVHAAEVGHPAVHTGLSGVSSAFDARGRQLGWYAATESGVLVVDVPLGSHTTTFGRSGNWVLAMALSIFACGIAVAAVRYRVARHTTRRAG
- a CDS encoding resuscitation-promoting factor yields the protein MRRALAGAVLVALMCAGGYTVAATKRVTLSVDGVSTTVSTMKSRVIDVLRDNGYAVGEHDEISPAANQSVRAADTIVLRRARPLQVSVDGQPGEQVWTTALTVGDALEQLSMHDVAPVTASRASRVPVAGMALPVVTPKRVRINDGGVVSERRLAAATVGGLLEAAGAPLQQTDRVMPPAATAVVAGMQIVVTRIRVHKVSERLPLPAPLRRIHDPSINISRRVVDDPGTAGTQDVTFAISTVNGRVTGRQVLARSIVTPARPQVQRVGAKPGTTVPPVHDSATWDALASCESSGNWAINTGNGFYGGVQFTQSTWESFGGLRYAPRADLATREEQIAIAELTQAGQGWGAWPVCSRRVRR